In Sphingobacterium sp. lm-10, one DNA window encodes the following:
- a CDS encoding isoprenyl transferase gives MDFKDKINKDTLPQHIAIIMDGNGRWAREKGEDRVFGHQNGVNSVRETLEGCVEIGVPFVTLYAFSTENWNRPKEEVQALMEILVHSLSNEVETFKKNRVKLHAIGNIDDLPAHCQRTLQETINQTDDNAVCTLTLALSYGARAEIIQATKKIAQRAQAGEINITDINDKLFSESLYTTGLPDPDLMIRTSGEQRISNFMLWQLAYTELAFLPIMWPEFTREHLYECIYNYQNRERRFGKTSEQL, from the coding sequence ATGGATTTCAAAGACAAAATTAATAAGGATACGCTACCTCAACACATCGCTATCATTATGGATGGTAACGGACGCTGGGCGAGAGAGAAAGGAGAAGACCGTGTTTTTGGCCATCAGAATGGTGTTAATTCTGTTAGAGAGACGCTAGAGGGGTGTGTGGAGATTGGGGTACCCTTTGTTACTTTATATGCCTTCTCTACCGAAAATTGGAACAGACCAAAGGAAGAAGTGCAGGCGTTGATGGAAATTCTCGTTCACTCTTTATCTAATGAGGTCGAAACATTCAAAAAAAATCGGGTAAAACTCCATGCTATTGGCAATATTGATGACCTTCCCGCACACTGCCAGCGCACACTGCAGGAAACCATTAACCAGACCGATGATAATGCGGTATGTACCCTTACATTGGCCTTGAGCTATGGCGCGCGCGCGGAAATAATACAAGCAACCAAAAAGATTGCACAACGCGCACAAGCTGGAGAAATCAATATAACAGATATAAACGACAAACTGTTTTCGGAAAGTTTGTACACAACGGGGCTTCCTGACCCCGATCTGATGATTCGTACCAGTGGTGAACAGCGCATCAGTAATTTCATGCTATGGCAGTTAGCCTACACCGAATTGGCATTTCTACCCATCATGTGGCCTGAATTTACACGTGAGCATCTTTACGAATGCATATATAACTACCAGAACCGAGAAAGAAGATTCGGCAAGACTAGTGAACAATTATAA